The following proteins come from a genomic window of Buchnera aphidicola (Protaphis terricola):
- the atpE gene encoding F0F1 ATP synthase subunit C: MDNLNVDMLYIAVAIMVGLAAIGAAIGIGILGGKFLEGAARQPDLIPLLRTQFFVVMGLVDAIPMIAVGLGLYMLFAIS, translated from the coding sequence ATGGATAATTTAAATGTTGATATGTTATATATAGCAGTAGCTATTATGGTTGGATTAGCAGCAATTGGCGCTGCAATTGGTATTGGTATTTTAGGCGGAAAATTTTTAGAAGGAGCAGCAAGACAACCTGATTTAATTCCTTTATTAAGAACACAATTTTTTGTAGTAATGGGGTTAGTTGATGCAATACCTATGATTGCTGTAGGTTTAGGTTTATATATGCTTTTTGCAATTTCTTAA
- the mnmG gene encoding tRNA uridine-5-carboxymethylaminomethyl(34) synthesis enzyme MnmG, with translation MLQLNSKNFDVIIIGGGHAGIEAASASSRIGCKTLLLTKSISDIGVLSCNPAIGGIGKSHLVKEIDALGGIMARAIDYSGIQFRVLNKKKGPAVQSTRAQADRLLYSKNIKKLLNKEKNLLILKAEIKDLIVKNYKVIGVLTQNEISFYTKSVVLSTGTFLGGKIHIGLENFSGGRRGEKASIDLASRLKELPFRVGRLKTGTPPRIDLNTINFKDLFIQYGDIPVPVFSLIGKSSDHPQQIPCYLTHTNEKTHQIIHDNLNKSPIYQGIIQGCGPRYCPSIEDKIVRFPDKISHQVFLEPEGLSSCKIYPNGISTSLPLNIQKKMVHSIKGLEKSKIIYPGYAIEYDFFDPKDLNLTLESKWIQGLFLAGQINGTTGYEEAAAQGLLAGLNAGLYAKDQKQWFPQRNQAYLGVLIDDLTTQGTNEPYRMFTSRAEHRLILREDNADLRLTEIGRKFGLIDDFRWIHYNNKLSSIHSEIKRLKKTKICIKSVHSNILKKSFNILLNRDTNIFNLLKRPEITYKNLSDLNIFHSDIFNIDIINHIENEIKYEGYIKRQLEEISRHLKNENTFLSPKYDYTKIKGLSNEAISKLNDYKPISIGQASRISGITPASISILLIHLKKEADKKFML, from the coding sequence ATGTTGCAGTTAAATTCTAAAAATTTTGATGTAATTATTATTGGTGGAGGACATGCTGGGATTGAAGCTGCTTCAGCTTCTTCTCGAATAGGTTGTAAAACATTATTGCTAACTAAAAGTATATCAGATATTGGTGTTTTATCTTGTAATCCAGCTATTGGTGGAATTGGGAAAAGTCATTTAGTAAAAGAAATAGATGCTTTAGGTGGTATTATGGCTAGAGCAATTGATTATTCTGGTATTCAATTTAGAGTTTTAAATAAAAAAAAAGGACCCGCTGTTCAATCTACTAGGGCGCAAGCTGATAGATTATTATATTCTAAAAATATAAAGAAATTACTAAATAAAGAAAAAAATTTATTAATTTTAAAAGCAGAAATAAAAGATTTAATTGTTAAAAATTATAAAGTTATAGGTGTGTTAACTCAGAATGAAATAAGTTTTTATACTAAATCAGTAGTATTGTCTACAGGTACTTTTTTAGGAGGGAAAATACATATTGGTTTAGAAAATTTTTCTGGCGGAAGAAGAGGAGAAAAAGCATCTATAGATTTAGCATCTCGATTAAAAGAATTACCTTTTCGTGTAGGTCGTTTAAAAACAGGAACACCACCAAGAATTGATTTAAATACAATTAATTTTAAAGATTTATTTATACAATACGGAGATATACCTGTTCCAGTTTTTTCTTTAATAGGAAAATCTTCAGATCATCCTCAGCAAATACCGTGTTATTTAACGCATACAAATGAAAAAACACATCAAATAATACATGATAATTTAAATAAAAGTCCAATATATCAAGGTATTATTCAAGGTTGTGGACCGAGGTATTGTCCATCTATTGAAGATAAAATAGTTCGTTTTCCTGATAAAATATCGCATCAAGTGTTTTTAGAACCAGAAGGTTTATCTAGTTGTAAAATATATCCTAATGGAATTTCAACCAGTTTGCCATTAAATATCCAAAAAAAAATGGTACATTCTATAAAAGGCTTAGAAAAATCTAAAATTATTTATCCTGGATATGCTATAGAATATGATTTTTTTGATCCTAAAGATTTAAATTTAACTTTAGAAAGTAAATGGATTCAAGGTCTTTTCCTAGCTGGTCAAATTAATGGCACTACTGGATATGAAGAAGCTGCAGCTCAGGGGCTTTTAGCAGGTTTAAATGCAGGATTATATGCTAAAGATCAAAAACAATGGTTTCCTCAAAGAAATCAAGCTTATTTAGGAGTATTAATCGATGATCTTACAACACAAGGTACTAATGAGCCATATCGCATGTTTACATCACGTGCTGAGCATAGATTAATTTTAAGAGAAGATAATGCGGATTTACGTCTTACTGAAATTGGTCGAAAATTTGGATTAATAGATGATTTTAGATGGATACATTATAATAATAAATTATCAAGTATTCACTCTGAAATAAAGCGATTGAAAAAAACTAAAATATGTATTAAATCTGTACATTCTAATATTTTAAAAAAATCATTTAATATTTTATTAAATAGAGATACTAATATTTTTAATTTATTAAAACGACCAGAAATAACATATAAAAACTTATCTGATTTAAATATTTTTCATTCAGATATATTTAATATAGATATTATTAATCATATAGAAAATGAAATTAAGTATGAAGGTTATATTAAAAGACAGTTAGAAGAAATTAGTAGACATTTAAAAAATGAAAATACTTTTTTATCGCCTAAATATGATTATACAAAAATAAAAGGTTTATCAAACGAAGCAATTTCTAAATTAAATGATTATAAACCGATTTCCATTGGTCAGGCATCTCGTATTTCTGGTATTACTCCTGCATCTATATCTATTTTATTAATACATTTAAAAAAAGAAGCTGATAAAAAATTTATGTTATAA
- the atpB gene encoding F0F1 ATP synthase subunit A, which translates to MFLQKLSDPHKYISHHLSHLQIDLINFNIVQPGSVSSYFWILNLDSILFSFILGFIFLTVFYIVSKKVTTDIPNKLQVSVELIFEFISSNVSNMFQGKNKLIAPLSLTIFIWIFLMNLMDLIPVDFIPIFFEKIFHVSVIRIVPSTDVNITLSMSLCVFILILFYSIKIKGIFGFFKELTLQPFNHPVFFIFNFLLEFISLLSKPISLGLRLFGNMYSGEMVFILIGGLLPWWLQFFLSVPWAIFHILIIFLQAFIFMVLTIVYLSIASQSH; encoded by the coding sequence ATGTTTTTACAAAAACTATCTGATCCTCATAAATATATTAGTCATCATTTAAGTCATTTACAAATAGATTTAATAAATTTTAATATTGTACAACCTGGAAGTGTATCTTCTTATTTTTGGATTTTAAATCTTGATTCAATTTTATTTTCTTTTATATTAGGGTTTATTTTTCTCACTGTATTTTATATAGTATCAAAGAAAGTTACGACTGATATCCCAAATAAATTACAAGTCAGTGTTGAGTTAATTTTTGAGTTTATATCGTCTAATGTAAGTAATATGTTTCAAGGTAAAAATAAACTTATTGCTCCACTTTCATTAACAATTTTTATATGGATTTTTCTTATGAATCTTATGGATTTAATTCCTGTTGATTTCATACCAATATTTTTTGAAAAAATATTCCATGTTTCAGTAATACGTATTGTACCTTCTACAGATGTAAATATTACTTTATCAATGTCATTATGTGTTTTTATTTTAATTTTATTTTATAGTATTAAAATAAAAGGAATTTTTGGATTTTTTAAAGAACTAACTTTACAACCTTTTAATCATCCTGTATTTTTTATTTTTAATTTTTTATTAGAATTTATCTCTTTATTATCTAAACCTATTTCATTAGGATTAAGACTTTTTGGAAATATGTATTCTGGTGAAATGGTATTTATTTTAATTGGAGGTTTACTCCCATGGTGGTTACAGTTTTTCTTAAGTGTTCCATGGGCTATTTTTCATATTTTAATAATTTTTTTACAAGCGTTTATTTTTATGGTATTAACAATTGTTTATTTATCAATTGCTTCTCAATCTCATTAA